A genomic region of Caulobacter sp. NIBR2454 contains the following coding sequences:
- a CDS encoding TetR/AcrR family transcriptional regulator, with protein MDVDQTALRPAKDTPKSLKTRARILDRAMNLIAEIGYHAATNAAIAEASDLTRGAMLYHFPTREALVEAAVVHIHTERTRLFEAASRTLAPGADVTEHAIDTYWELLHTKPFIAFQEMEAAGRTEPAVAELVAKAQAEFDRAQAGDHFMKMLHAGAGPRFQASRDLARFMLEGLARAKLTYDSEARIARLLQVIKRATHMLNRKGGVQDLWPD; from the coding sequence ATGGATGTCGATCAAACCGCGTTGCGTCCCGCCAAGGACACGCCCAAGTCGCTGAAGACGCGGGCGCGCATTCTTGACCGCGCCATGAACCTGATCGCCGAGATCGGCTATCACGCGGCCACAAACGCCGCGATCGCCGAGGCTTCCGATCTGACCCGCGGGGCGATGCTCTACCATTTCCCGACCCGCGAGGCTCTGGTCGAGGCGGCGGTTGTCCACATCCACACCGAGCGCACCCGCCTGTTCGAGGCGGCCAGTCGCACCCTGGCGCCGGGCGCCGACGTGACCGAGCACGCCATCGATACCTATTGGGAGCTGCTGCACACCAAGCCCTTCATCGCCTTCCAGGAGATGGAGGCGGCGGGCCGCACCGAGCCGGCGGTGGCCGAGCTGGTGGCGAAGGCCCAGGCCGAGTTCGACCGCGCCCAGGCCGGCGATCATTTCATGAAGATGCTGCACGCCGGCGCCGGTCCGCGCTTCCAGGCCAGCCGCGACCTCGCCCGCTTCATGCTGGAGGGTCTCGCCCGCGCCAAGCTGACCTACGATTCAGAGGCCCGCATCGCCCGCCTGCTGCAGGTGATCAAGCGCGCCACCCACATGCTGAACCGCAAGGGCGGCGTGCAGGACCTCTGGCCGGACTGA
- a CDS encoding LLM class flavin-dependent oxidoreductase, which produces MIPFSVLDLSPIVEGGDASQSFRDSLDLARHAEAWGYERFWLAEHHSMPGIASAATSVVIGHVAAGTKTIRVGAGGIMLPNHAPLVIAEQFGTLAALFPGRIDLGLGRAPGSDQTTARALRRNLMGDVDSFPNDVLELINYFRPPLEGQPVIAVPGAGQDVPVWILGSSTYGAQLAAMLGLPYAFASHFAPAELMNAIDLYRRNFRPSEHLAAPYIMAGVNIFAADTDAEARFLTSSMQQAFVNLRRGRPSKLQPPIEGYEESLTDMERATLRQITSCSFTGSKDTVREGLSAFLQRTGVDEIIIACQMYDHAARLRSYEIAAEVRTSLA; this is translated from the coding sequence ATGATCCCGTTCTCGGTCCTAGACCTCTCCCCCATCGTTGAAGGCGGCGACGCCTCCCAATCCTTCCGCGACAGCCTCGATCTGGCCCGCCACGCGGAGGCGTGGGGCTATGAACGCTTCTGGCTGGCCGAGCACCACTCGATGCCCGGCATCGCCAGCGCCGCCACCTCGGTGGTCATCGGCCACGTGGCGGCCGGCACCAAGACCATCCGGGTCGGGGCGGGCGGCATCATGCTGCCGAACCACGCGCCATTGGTGATCGCAGAGCAGTTCGGCACCCTAGCCGCGCTGTTCCCGGGCCGCATCGACCTGGGTCTGGGCCGCGCGCCCGGTTCGGATCAGACCACGGCGCGAGCCTTGCGCCGCAACCTGATGGGCGACGTCGACAGCTTCCCCAATGACGTCTTGGAGCTGATCAACTACTTCCGCCCGCCGCTGGAGGGGCAGCCCGTCATCGCCGTGCCGGGAGCCGGGCAGGACGTCCCGGTCTGGATTCTCGGCTCCAGCACCTATGGCGCTCAGCTGGCGGCTATGCTGGGCCTGCCCTACGCCTTCGCCTCGCACTTCGCGCCGGCGGAGCTGATGAACGCCATCGACCTCTATCGCCGCAATTTCCGGCCTTCGGAGCATCTGGCCGCCCCCTACATCATGGCCGGAGTGAACATCTTCGCCGCTGACACCGACGCCGAGGCGCGCTTCCTGACCAGTTCGATGCAGCAGGCCTTCGTCAATCTGCGCCGGGGCCGGCCCAGCAAGCTGCAGCCGCCGATCGAGGGCTATGAGGAAAGCCTCACCGACATGGAGCGGGCCACCCTGCGGCAGATCACCAGCTGCTCCTTCACCGGCTCAAAAGATACGGTGCGCGAGGGTCTATCGGCCTTCCTGCAGCGGACCGGCGTCGATGAAATCATCATCGCCTGCCAGAT